A genomic stretch from Psilocybe cubensis strain MGC-MH-2018 chromosome 1, whole genome shotgun sequence includes:
- a CDS encoding FAD-dependent monooxygenase DEP4 encodes MSGHSSPPVLSQPVGILGAGVAGLINAYVLLQDGFTNITVITRDRSVGGVWSRDRVYPGLHINNVHGEYRFSPMPMPPPEDSEETGGHITGMGMCNYMETFYTTFLKNKVDFAFETEITTVRRMQKESWEVEVKDLQTHTVKVLSFARIVLATGGCSNPKIPDELSLERAKEVKFSGMILHSSEFRIRLESILEKVKPKEQTDDTILVVGGGKSAMDMCAKLTLEGRRVANVLTTPDTFIASTFRIPDFIRKSRFLGLLSPHITLNTRLERFLHTTTIGSTIARFILNKLEQTSLNAYKVSDNSPLRPNAARNSILWGIRTNDEGLANPKAYYSLVNEGKIKVIAPARAIGYDADGASVNLSTGEKIRASVVILATGWKSSWADIFDETTASELGIGRHPPTYDLQDVESLWKDYKTLCDPPPRHAGHETHYVTSIYRGLIPGKNLNNRDFAIAGAIFSSNLGYTGEVAAHWISTYFQGSPMRLPSSPEAAVAEAELRSAWMKFRYPNMLSWVNESYSTTLDFWTWPQAADELLADMYVPNMRSGGNWFTWPFRVIDLKELATLGEERRAVRERMM; translated from the exons ATGTCAGGTCATTCTTCACCTCCCGTTCTCTCACAGCCCGTGGGTATTCTGGGTGCAGGAGTAGCCGGTCTCATAAATGCCTATGTACTGCTCCAAGATGGGTTTACGAATATCACAGTCATCACTCGCGATCGGTCGGTCGGGGGAGTATGGTCTAGAGATAGAGTCTACCCAGGCCTGCATATTAACAA CGTCCATGGCGAATACAGGTTTTCACCTATGCCTATGCCTCCTCCCGAGGACTCTGAAGAGACCGGCGGTCACATCACAGGAATGGGCATGTGCAACTATATGGAAACGTTCTATACCACATTCCTAAAGAACAAAGTGGATTTTGCATTCGAGACCGAAATCACGACCGTCCGGCGCATGCAGAAGGAGTCGTGGGAGGTGGAAGTTAAAGACCTTCAAACACATACTGTGAAGGTGCTGAGTTTTGCTCGAATTGTATTGGCAACAGGG GGCTGCAGCAATCCGAAGATACCAGATGAATTGTCGCTGGAAAGAGCTAAAGAGGTGAAATTCAGCGGGATGATTCTGCACTCCTCTGAGTTCCGTATTCGCCTCGAGTCTATCCTTGAAAAGGTTAAGCCGAAGGAACAAACGGATGACACAATCTTAGTAGTCGGAGGGGGAAAATCGGCTATGGA TATGTGCGCTAAATTGACACTCGAGGGTCGGAGAGTTGCCAATGTTCTCACAACCCCGGATACATTCATCGCGTCGACTTTCCGTATTCCTGATTTCATCAGGAAAAGCAGGTTTTTGGGTCTTCTTTCTCCTCATATAACCCTCAACACACGCCTTGA GCGTTTTCTGCATACAACAACTATAGGCAGCACAATCGCTCGATTTATTCTCAATAAATTAGAGCAAACATCC CTCAATGCTTATAAGGTGTCGGATAACTCGCCGTTGCGACCTAATGCTGCAAGAAATTCAATTCTCTGGGGAATTCGAACTAATGACGAAGGACTCGCCAATCCCAAGGCATACTACTCACTCGTTAATGAGGGTAAAATTAAGGTCATTGCTCCAGCACGAGCAATTGGATATGATGCGGATGGAGCTTCCGTGAACCTGAGTACTGGCGAAAAGATACGCGCGAGCGTTGTAATTCTTGCCACTGGATGGAAAAGCTCGTGGGCTGATATATTTGACG aGACAACGGCGTCCGAGTTGGGTATTGGAAGACACCCTCCAACATACGATCTTCAAGATGTCGAGTCCCTTTGGAAAGACTACAAGACACTCTGTGATCCTCCACCTAGACATGCTGGTCATGAGACGCACTATGTAACATCGATATACCGTGGTTTAATCCCAGGCAAGAACCTGAACAATCGCGATTTCGCTATAGCAGGGGCAATT ttctcctcaaattTGGGCTACACCGGTGAAGTAGCCGCTCATTGGATATCGACATACTTCCAAGGCAGCCCTATGCGACTTCCTTCCTCGCCCGAAGCAGCAGTTGCAGAAGCCGAGCTTCGCTCAGCATGGATGAAATTCAGATACCCAAACATGTTATCTTGGGTGAATGAGAGCTACAGCACTACGCTGGACTTCTGGAC GTGGCCACAAGCAGCTGACGAGCTACTAGCTGACATGTACGTACCAAATATGCGAAGTGGTGGTAATTGGTTTACATGGCCGTTCCGTGTCATTGACCTTAAGGAATTGGCGACTTTGGGAGAGGAAAGAAGGGCTGTACGAGAACGGATGATGTAG